From one Silurus meridionalis isolate SWU-2019-XX chromosome 23, ASM1480568v1, whole genome shotgun sequence genomic stretch:
- the zbtb2b gene encoding zinc finger and BTB domain-containing protein 2b, with protein sequence MELANHGLILLQQLNAQREFGFLCDCTVAIGDVFFKAHKAVLAAFSNYFRMLFIHQDSDCVRLKPADIQPDIFSYLLNLMYTGKLAPQLIDPARLEQGVKFLHAYPLIQEASLNSQSAFSHSEPSIRLNTSLYGIQISGQQATQSGRLSTRRPSPPVDSDSTGTLDGKASNVTLSSGSRLQSDMEVEATAMSSVHFGREASEADESASSSLTSGNPNTILHVKPSIMKRSSSFRKHYTCHICGSRFNQRAALREHLLWHAQAMAPLMLESGGATSPVLPGGAATPEVEEILTGVGTSAVTPIMVDIDVEQPLSGSKVSPRGETAISFPSAAVVTSSCAAQPQADTPPPSDIADIDNLEGAADIEREVKRRKYECPTCGRKFIQKSHWREHMYIHTGKPYRCSACGKSFCRANQAARHVCMSQGAESAYTMVDRQSMELCAADDSSQMEALFLGSSGRPYKCNVCEMTFTSPNEVIKHLCFNTTAISEGGVAGTAAIAENEDKAAKDEGSDVSSGGSSVTAIKTEEVLVD encoded by the exons ATGGAGCTGGCCAACCACGGTCTTATCCTCCTGCAGCAGCTCAACGCGCAGAGGGAGTTCGGCTTCCTGTGTGACTGCACAGTCGCCATCGGTGACGTCTTCTTCAAAGCTCACAAGGCCGTGCTGGCCGCGTTCTCCAACTACTTCAGGATGTTGTTTATTCACCAGGACAG CGACTGCGTTCGTTTAAAGCCCGCAGACATCCAGCCCGATATCTTCAGCTACCTCCTCAACCTGATGTACACAGGCAAACTGGCCCCGCAGCTGATAGACCCGGCCCGGTTAGAGCAGGGCGTGAAGTTCCTGCACGCCTACCCCCTCATCCAGGAGGCTAGTCTGAACAGCCAGTCCGCCTTCTCCCATTCTGAGCCCAGCATCCGGCTTAACACCTCTCTCTATGGCATCCAGATCTCAGGCCAACAAGCGACACAGTCGGGTCGTCTTTCGACCAGGAGACCGTCTCCACCCGTTGACTCGGACAGCACAGGCACGCTCGACGGGAAAGCTTCGAACGTGACTCTGTCGTCCGGATCCAGACTGCAGTCAGACATGGAGGTCGAGGCCACAGCGATGAGCAGCGTCCACTTTGGGAGAGAAGCCTCCGAGGCAGACGAGAGCGCATCGTCTTCCTTGACGAGTGGGAACCCCAACACCATCCTCCACGTCAAGCCGAGCATCATGAAACGAAGCTCCTCATTCAGGAAGCACTACACCTGCCACATCTGCGGCAGTCGCTTCAACCAGCGAGCCGCTCTGAGAGAACACCTCCTGTGGCACGCCCAGGCTATGGCGCCTCTAATGCTGGAGTCTGGAGGTGCCACTTCCCCAGTACTTCCTGGAGGAGCTGCCACGCCCGAGGTGGAGGAGATTCTGACCGGTGTCGGAACGTCCGCGGTCACTCCCATCATGGTGGACATTGACGTAGAACAGCCTCTGTCCGGGTCTAAAGTCTCCCCACGGGGCGAGACGGCCATTTCGTTTCCCTCGGCGGCGGTGGTGACATCATCGTGCGCAGCTCAGCCGCAAGCGGACACGCCTCCTCCTTCCGACATCGCCGACATTGACAACCTAGAAGGTGCAGCCGACATCGAGCGAGAAGTCAAGCGACGGAAGTATGAGTGCCCCACCTGCGGACGCAAGTTCATCCAGAAGAGCCACTGGCGCGAACACATGTACATCCACACAGGAAAGCCGTACCGCTGCAGCGCCTGCGGGAAGAGCTTCTGCCGGGCCAATCAGGCTGCGCGACATGTATGCATGAGCCAAGGGGCGGAGTCGGCGTACACCATGGTAGACAGGCAGAGCATGGAGCTGTGCGCGGCGGACGACTCCAGTCAGATGGAGGCCCTGTTCCTGGGCTCCTCAGGAAGACCGTACAAGTGTAACGTATGCGAAATGACCTTCACCAGCCCGAACGAGGTTATCAAGCACCTGTGCTTTAACACCACCGCGATCTCGGAGGGCGGGGTCGCAGGAACTGCAGCTATTGCCGAGAATGAGGACAAAGCAGCCAAAGATGAGGGTTCTGATGTGTCTAGCGGTGGATCTTCAGTGACTGCCATTAAAACAGAGGAAGTCCTGGTAGATTAA
- the akap12b gene encoding A-kinase anchor protein 12b isoform X2, with product MLGTITLTVGQTEAMPQKEDSPESIEVLQEEVSPQVNGEQEKIECVTEDPMTPAEEKVAEEKPTETNEVGFKKIFRFVGFKFTLKKDKNEKVEPVQLLTVKETEDGASEAVEETKEEPVTAEIQSEDEKKPDAPEIEKNASEEDAEKTETEPDLPATDTPTEPKSDGTEETEKTPADEPAEEVETSAEKEKEPEAQAESPTSPPSQETQSPFRRFFTQGIFSNLRKKTSFKKSKEEETIKEKSADEDIKETDETKEAAAEEEGQIKEDTEKVETGEQVDKTDGPEKSEESPEEAPSAPEEKKEEELKEEVEILSEVAPVQEPEAKVEQIEPCEISETSGTEDDKTKSTDDAKLADEKAADSSEEQQTSEKSPVETPTEGEVQSSQDKAKPQGSPLKKLFTGAGLKKLSSKKQKGKKETDSKPTESTEQTAEQSSTESGEAQKPDSGASSPEESGEHVVGEASQAEASAEAEGEGATSDTEKKKDSILHWASFKKLVTPKKRVKRSSESEDETTGDKAKSATLSSTESAVFEEKTEEIKPSEEGKEETKEESQVEGKTEVKAEKVEQSTEETKKKIDTSVSWEALICVGSSKKRARKNSDSDEEEPKIEEEVQQSGEEQVKTAESPLESSQEVDHENLASSPEPEGELVSTWESFKRLVTQRKKPKAEEKSDEAQGPEQATSDSELPKEESSFSLRKLIPRRKKKSDTKQGQVSSDVGSAEEDSDTPAVVPLSEYDTEQSEKATAEETKTEEAKPEVTPVTPVTPGKASAEDRSPSWISTTVENVEDETEGKPLSDIPEEGDTAVTPKSTDNTIAEDIVEFTSEAITAIEPAEETEMVSALSRITESPVTSGEASPVPDDGVVMKTEAVLQEAVETITITSSKVAVTVTEEQTHSMVVTSSPFPFESATKEEKIVLAVHEKSEATSICIGLDASEIKAVEEESPLKTTVEAITVVSEALSVEVAAEDQTLKAEEAEVAEDKVSVAQVNEVQTEFKEQPLAYEESTIEEVQTTIEFQEAAAVKVPVVTTIRQEIEILEEPIVAENTSKVVAESPVESAIEQPVCAQTVEITEITAAEEEVQELKDVKESVACTEVESVEVAVAVSEEVATSLADTIVVETTMSHEELIPVLAATEEFAVTEEVVGVCPPSESETKAEVKDEVVIESEVHVIKNVEIVTASVSVEENNEVTSSVVSTVIEEACEKDEEEVKAKHLKETKVIQEQSTVIVQEVLQNVVENLSELQEKPVEEIHTAKPEEALSAAEEEKSSQDAPVTEDKSSVHAQIQEELKCENKAEEEPTKIVTESLPVSEAIQVSEVVLVAMTEEIKEAREEEVSSYSVEATQACTDAEKHEVELKECEKEVEEDKSVTTESEEVKCQVKKEEPSGATESPASEESSEMQSTTHASTKHVQIVEEESQQVQDMKIETTTEIKVNIVHEVDVDKRASQDIEIAIKEDSTKSQESSNDVPQTDLEEEQKSVSAPHMKGQEGSRDPDSQMTDAEAAEVQPAVGEAPKEKDVEKAIDTVTTETTTES from the coding sequence TTGGCCAGACAGAGGCCATGCCACAGAAAGAGGACAGCCCTGAATCAATCGAGGTCCTCCAAGAAGAGGTCTCACCTCAAGTCAATGGAGAGCAGGAGAAAATCGAGTGTGTTACCGAAGATCCAATGACTCCAGCAGAGGAGAAAGTTGCTGAGGAAAAACCAACAGAGACGAATGAGGTTGGGTTCAAGAAGATCTTCCGCTTTGTTGGCTTTAAATTTACACTAAAGAAGGACAAAAATGAGAAGGTGGAGCCTGTACAGCTCCTGACGGTTAAGGAAACGGAGGATGGTGCCTCAGAAGCTGTGGAGGAAACCAAAGAAGAACCCGTAACAGCAGAAATCCAGTCTGAGGATGAAAAGAAACCGGATGCCCCAGAAATTGAGAAAAATGCCAGTGAGGAAGATGCTGAAAAAACTGAAACAGAACCAGACCTTCCTGCAACTGACACCCCAACAGAACCCAAATCAGATGGCACTGAAGAAACTGAAAAGACCCCAGCTGATGAGCCAGCTGAAGAAGTAGAAACCTCTgctgagaaggagaaagaacCAGAAGCACAAGCTGAATCTCCGACATCTCCACCATCTCAAGAGACACAGTCCCCTTTTAGAAGATTCTTTACTCAGGGAATCTTCTCTAACCTGCGTAAAAAGACAAGCTTCAAGAAGTCTAAAGAGGAGGAAACAATAAAAGAGAAATCTGCTGATGAGGATATAAAGGagactgatgagacaaaagaAGCAGCAGCAGAGGAGGAAGGACAAATCAAGGAGGATACAGAGAAAGTGGAAACTGGTGAACAGGTAGATAAAACAGATGGACCAGAGAAATCTGAAGAAAGCCCAGAGGAAGCTCCATCTGCTcctgaggagaaaaaggaggaggagctAAAAGAGGAGGTTGAAATATTAAGTGAAGTTGCACCAGTTCAAGAGCCTGAAGCGAAAGTTGAACAAATTGAACCTTGTGAAATTTCAGAGACCTCTGGCACTGAAGATGACAAGACCAAATCCACTGATGATGCCAAACTTGCAGATGAAAAAGCAGCTGATTCTTCTGAGGAACAACAAACCTCTGAGAAATCCCCTGTGGAAACACCCACTGAGGGTGAAGTTCAGTCTTCCCAAGACAAAGCCAAGCCTCAAGGAAGTCCACTGAAAAAACTGTTTACTGGAGCAGGGTTGAAGAAGTTATCCTCCAAAAAGCAGAAGGGCAAAAAAGAAACCGATTCAAAGCCAACAGAATCCACTGAGCAGACAGCTGAACAATCATCCACAGAGTCAGGTGAGGCTCAAAAACCTGACAGTGGAGCTTCATCTCCAGAAGAATCTGGTGAGCATGTTGTAGGTGAGGCAAGTCAGGCCGAAGCCAGTGCAGAAGCCGAAGGAGAGGGAGCAACCTCTGACactgagaagaagaaagataGCATCCTTCATTGGGCTTCATTCAAAAAATTAGTCACTCCAAAGAAACGTGTCAAGAGGTCATCTGAGAGTGAGGATGAGACCACTGGAGACAAAGCTAAATCGGCCACTCTGTCCTCAACCGAGAGTGCTGTTTTTGAAGAGAAAACTGAGGAGATTAAACCAAGtgaagaaggaaaggaagaaacaaAAGAGGAATCACAAGTTGAGGGCAAGACTGAGGTCAAAGCTGAAAAGGTTGAACAAAGCACAGAGGAGACTAAAAAGAAGATTGATACCTCAGTATCCTGGGAAGCCCTTATTTGTGTTGGATCATCTAAAAAGAGGGCCAGGAAGAATTCTGACTCTGATGAGGAGGAACCTAAGATTGAGGAAGAGGTCCAGCAGTCTGGAGAAGAACAGGTCAAAACTGCAGAGTCACCCCTTGAAAGCTCACAGGAGGTCGATCATGAAAATTTGGCCTCTTCTCCAGAACCAGAAGGAGAACTTGTTTCTACATGGGAGTCCTTCAAAAGGCTGGTAACCCAACGTAAGAAACCCAAAGCAGAAGAGAAGTCTGATGAAGCACAGGGTCCAGAGCAGGCCACATCCGACAGCGAGCTACCCAAAGAGGAGTCATCCTTCTCCCTGAGAAAACTAATTCCTCGCAGAAAGAAGAAGTCTGATACTAAACAAGGGCAGGTATCTTCTGATGTTGGATCTGCAGAAGAAGACTCTGACACACCTGCTGTGGTACCTCTATCAGAATATGACACTGAACAGTCAGAGAAGGCTACAGCTGAAGAAACAAAGACAGAGGAGGCAAAGCCAGAGGTCACACCTGTCACTCCTGTTACTCCTGGAAAAGCCTCAGCTGAGGACAGATCACCTTCTTGGATCTCCACGACTGTCGAGAATGTTGAAGATGAGACAGAGGGCAAGCCATTAAGCGATATACCTGAAGAAGGAGATACAGCTGTTACACCTAAATCAACTGATAACACAATTGCAGAGGACATTGTAGAGTTTACTTCAGAAGCCATCACTGCTATTGAACCAGCTGAGGAAACTGAAATGGTTTCCGCTTTATCACGCATCACAGAGTCACCTGTTACATCTGGTGAGGCCTCACCAGTTCCAGATGATGGTGTGGTGATGAAGACCGAAGCCGTTTTACAGGAAGCTGTTGAAACTATCACAATTACATCAAGTAAGGTGGCTGTTACAGTAACAGAGGAGCAGACACACAGTATGGTAGTCACTTCAAGCCCATTCCCGTTTGAGTCAGCCACTAAGGAGGAAAAAATTGTCTTGGCTGTTCATGAGAAAAGTGAAGCGACCTCCATCTGCATCGGCCTTGATGCAAGTGAAATTAAAGCTGTAGAAGAAGAGAGTCCTTTAAAAACCACAGTGGAGGCGATCACCGTGGTCAGTGAGGCATTGTCTGTTGAGGTGGCTGCTGAAGACCAGACTTTAAAGGCAGAAGAAGCTGAAGTGGCAGAGGATAAAGTTTCTGTGGCACAGGTTAATGAAGTTCAAACCGAGTTCAAAGAACAGCCTCTGGCATATGAAGAAAGTACAATAGAGGAGGTTCAGACTACAATCGAGTTCCAGGAAGCAGCAGCAGTCAAAGTGCCAGTGGTCACCACCATTCGACAGGAGATAGAGATTCTTGAGGAACCAATAGTGGCAGAAAACACTTCAAAGGTGGTTGCAGAGAGCCCAGTCGAATCGGCCATTGAGCAACCAGTGTGTGCTCAGACTGTGGAGATCACTGAAATTACTGCTGCTGAAGAGGAGGTACAGGAGCTAAAAGATGTTAAAGAATCAGTTGCCTGTACTGAGGTGGAATCTGTAGAAGTAGCAGTGGCTgtgtcagaagaagttgcaacATCACTCGCAGATACTATTGTAGTTGAGACAACCATGTCTCACGAGGAGCTCATTCCTGTGCTGGCTGCCACAGAGGAGTTTGCAGTGACGGAAGAGGTTGTGGGTGTTTGTCCACCCTCAGAATCTGAAACCAAAGCAGAGGTAAAGGATGAGGTTGTAATCGAGAGCGAAGTTCACGTTATCAAAAATGTTGAGATTGTCACAGCGAGCGTTTCTGTTGAGGAGAACAATGAAGTCACATCATCAGTTGTCAGTACTGTGATTGAGGAAGCATGTGAGAAAGATGAGGAAGAAGTGAAAGCAAAGCATTTAAAGGAAACAAAAGTTATCCAGGAGCAGAGCACGGTCATTGTCCAGGAAGTCCTTCAAAATGTTGTTGAGAACCTCAGCGAACTGCAAGAGAAGCCTGTGGAGGAAATTCATACAGCAAAACCTGAAGAAGCCCTATCTGCAGCTGAGGAGGAAAAATCTTCACAAGATGCACCAGTTACAGAAGACAAGTCTTCAGTACATGCACAAATTCAAGAGGAATTAAAGTGTGAGAACAAAGCTGAAGAAGAACCAACAAAGATTGTTACCGAGAGCTTGCCAGTCAGTGAAGCCATTCAGGTTTCTGAAGTAGTTCTGGTTGCTATGACAGAAGAAATTAAAGAAGCTCGGGAGGAAGAGGTGTCCTCATACTCAGTGGAAGCCACACAAGCATGTACGGATGCAGAAAAGCACGAAGTGGAATTGAAGGAATGTGAAAAAGAGGTAGAGGAAGACAAATCGGTCACCACAGAAAGCGAAGAAGTTAAATGTCAAGTTAAAAAAGAAGAACCAAGCGGAGCCACCGAGAGCCCAGCTTCAGAGGAGAGCAGTGAGATGCAAAGCACCACTCATGCAAGCACAAAACACGTGCAGATTGTTGAGGAGGAAAGCCAGCAGGTCCAAGACATGAAGATCGAGACAACTACAGAGATCAAGGTTAACATTGTACATGAGGTGGATGTGGATAAAAGAGCGAGTCAAGACATTGAAATTGCCATAAAGGAAGACAGCACCAAGAGTCAGGAGTCATCAAATGATGTGCCTCAAACAGACTTGGAAGAGGAACAAAAGAGTGTTTCAGCACCACACATGAAGGGCCAGGAAGGGTCCAGAGATCCCGACAGTCAAATGACAGATGCTGAAGCCGCTGAGGTGCAACCAGCTGTTGGGGAGGcaccaaaagaaaaagatgtgGAGAAAGCGATTGATACAGTCACCACAGAAACAACTACAGAGTCATGA
- the akap12b gene encoding A-kinase anchor protein 12b isoform X1, translated as MGASTSAQRDAQSAEEERIADQTETGGGGGDTEDTEDAKELQKNGQISISSLNGKTDEQIDFNEQDEDNTLAEVGQTEAMPQKEDSPESIEVLQEEVSPQVNGEQEKIECVTEDPMTPAEEKVAEEKPTETNEVGFKKIFRFVGFKFTLKKDKNEKVEPVQLLTVKETEDGASEAVEETKEEPVTAEIQSEDEKKPDAPEIEKNASEEDAEKTETEPDLPATDTPTEPKSDGTEETEKTPADEPAEEVETSAEKEKEPEAQAESPTSPPSQETQSPFRRFFTQGIFSNLRKKTSFKKSKEEETIKEKSADEDIKETDETKEAAAEEEGQIKEDTEKVETGEQVDKTDGPEKSEESPEEAPSAPEEKKEEELKEEVEILSEVAPVQEPEAKVEQIEPCEISETSGTEDDKTKSTDDAKLADEKAADSSEEQQTSEKSPVETPTEGEVQSSQDKAKPQGSPLKKLFTGAGLKKLSSKKQKGKKETDSKPTESTEQTAEQSSTESGEAQKPDSGASSPEESGEHVVGEASQAEASAEAEGEGATSDTEKKKDSILHWASFKKLVTPKKRVKRSSESEDETTGDKAKSATLSSTESAVFEEKTEEIKPSEEGKEETKEESQVEGKTEVKAEKVEQSTEETKKKIDTSVSWEALICVGSSKKRARKNSDSDEEEPKIEEEVQQSGEEQVKTAESPLESSQEVDHENLASSPEPEGELVSTWESFKRLVTQRKKPKAEEKSDEAQGPEQATSDSELPKEESSFSLRKLIPRRKKKSDTKQGQVSSDVGSAEEDSDTPAVVPLSEYDTEQSEKATAEETKTEEAKPEVTPVTPVTPGKASAEDRSPSWISTTVENVEDETEGKPLSDIPEEGDTAVTPKSTDNTIAEDIVEFTSEAITAIEPAEETEMVSALSRITESPVTSGEASPVPDDGVVMKTEAVLQEAVETITITSSKVAVTVTEEQTHSMVVTSSPFPFESATKEEKIVLAVHEKSEATSICIGLDASEIKAVEEESPLKTTVEAITVVSEALSVEVAAEDQTLKAEEAEVAEDKVSVAQVNEVQTEFKEQPLAYEESTIEEVQTTIEFQEAAAVKVPVVTTIRQEIEILEEPIVAENTSKVVAESPVESAIEQPVCAQTVEITEITAAEEEVQELKDVKESVACTEVESVEVAVAVSEEVATSLADTIVVETTMSHEELIPVLAATEEFAVTEEVVGVCPPSESETKAEVKDEVVIESEVHVIKNVEIVTASVSVEENNEVTSSVVSTVIEEACEKDEEEVKAKHLKETKVIQEQSTVIVQEVLQNVVENLSELQEKPVEEIHTAKPEEALSAAEEEKSSQDAPVTEDKSSVHAQIQEELKCENKAEEEPTKIVTESLPVSEAIQVSEVVLVAMTEEIKEAREEEVSSYSVEATQACTDAEKHEVELKECEKEVEEDKSVTTESEEVKCQVKKEEPSGATESPASEESSEMQSTTHASTKHVQIVEEESQQVQDMKIETTTEIKVNIVHEVDVDKRASQDIEIAIKEDSTKSQESSNDVPQTDLEEEQKSVSAPHMKGQEGSRDPDSQMTDAEAAEVQPAVGEAPKEKDVEKAIDTVTTETTTES; from the coding sequence TTGGCCAGACAGAGGCCATGCCACAGAAAGAGGACAGCCCTGAATCAATCGAGGTCCTCCAAGAAGAGGTCTCACCTCAAGTCAATGGAGAGCAGGAGAAAATCGAGTGTGTTACCGAAGATCCAATGACTCCAGCAGAGGAGAAAGTTGCTGAGGAAAAACCAACAGAGACGAATGAGGTTGGGTTCAAGAAGATCTTCCGCTTTGTTGGCTTTAAATTTACACTAAAGAAGGACAAAAATGAGAAGGTGGAGCCTGTACAGCTCCTGACGGTTAAGGAAACGGAGGATGGTGCCTCAGAAGCTGTGGAGGAAACCAAAGAAGAACCCGTAACAGCAGAAATCCAGTCTGAGGATGAAAAGAAACCGGATGCCCCAGAAATTGAGAAAAATGCCAGTGAGGAAGATGCTGAAAAAACTGAAACAGAACCAGACCTTCCTGCAACTGACACCCCAACAGAACCCAAATCAGATGGCACTGAAGAAACTGAAAAGACCCCAGCTGATGAGCCAGCTGAAGAAGTAGAAACCTCTgctgagaaggagaaagaacCAGAAGCACAAGCTGAATCTCCGACATCTCCACCATCTCAAGAGACACAGTCCCCTTTTAGAAGATTCTTTACTCAGGGAATCTTCTCTAACCTGCGTAAAAAGACAAGCTTCAAGAAGTCTAAAGAGGAGGAAACAATAAAAGAGAAATCTGCTGATGAGGATATAAAGGagactgatgagacaaaagaAGCAGCAGCAGAGGAGGAAGGACAAATCAAGGAGGATACAGAGAAAGTGGAAACTGGTGAACAGGTAGATAAAACAGATGGACCAGAGAAATCTGAAGAAAGCCCAGAGGAAGCTCCATCTGCTcctgaggagaaaaaggaggaggagctAAAAGAGGAGGTTGAAATATTAAGTGAAGTTGCACCAGTTCAAGAGCCTGAAGCGAAAGTTGAACAAATTGAACCTTGTGAAATTTCAGAGACCTCTGGCACTGAAGATGACAAGACCAAATCCACTGATGATGCCAAACTTGCAGATGAAAAAGCAGCTGATTCTTCTGAGGAACAACAAACCTCTGAGAAATCCCCTGTGGAAACACCCACTGAGGGTGAAGTTCAGTCTTCCCAAGACAAAGCCAAGCCTCAAGGAAGTCCACTGAAAAAACTGTTTACTGGAGCAGGGTTGAAGAAGTTATCCTCCAAAAAGCAGAAGGGCAAAAAAGAAACCGATTCAAAGCCAACAGAATCCACTGAGCAGACAGCTGAACAATCATCCACAGAGTCAGGTGAGGCTCAAAAACCTGACAGTGGAGCTTCATCTCCAGAAGAATCTGGTGAGCATGTTGTAGGTGAGGCAAGTCAGGCCGAAGCCAGTGCAGAAGCCGAAGGAGAGGGAGCAACCTCTGACactgagaagaagaaagataGCATCCTTCATTGGGCTTCATTCAAAAAATTAGTCACTCCAAAGAAACGTGTCAAGAGGTCATCTGAGAGTGAGGATGAGACCACTGGAGACAAAGCTAAATCGGCCACTCTGTCCTCAACCGAGAGTGCTGTTTTTGAAGAGAAAACTGAGGAGATTAAACCAAGtgaagaaggaaaggaagaaacaaAAGAGGAATCACAAGTTGAGGGCAAGACTGAGGTCAAAGCTGAAAAGGTTGAACAAAGCACAGAGGAGACTAAAAAGAAGATTGATACCTCAGTATCCTGGGAAGCCCTTATTTGTGTTGGATCATCTAAAAAGAGGGCCAGGAAGAATTCTGACTCTGATGAGGAGGAACCTAAGATTGAGGAAGAGGTCCAGCAGTCTGGAGAAGAACAGGTCAAAACTGCAGAGTCACCCCTTGAAAGCTCACAGGAGGTCGATCATGAAAATTTGGCCTCTTCTCCAGAACCAGAAGGAGAACTTGTTTCTACATGGGAGTCCTTCAAAAGGCTGGTAACCCAACGTAAGAAACCCAAAGCAGAAGAGAAGTCTGATGAAGCACAGGGTCCAGAGCAGGCCACATCCGACAGCGAGCTACCCAAAGAGGAGTCATCCTTCTCCCTGAGAAAACTAATTCCTCGCAGAAAGAAGAAGTCTGATACTAAACAAGGGCAGGTATCTTCTGATGTTGGATCTGCAGAAGAAGACTCTGACACACCTGCTGTGGTACCTCTATCAGAATATGACACTGAACAGTCAGAGAAGGCTACAGCTGAAGAAACAAAGACAGAGGAGGCAAAGCCAGAGGTCACACCTGTCACTCCTGTTACTCCTGGAAAAGCCTCAGCTGAGGACAGATCACCTTCTTGGATCTCCACGACTGTCGAGAATGTTGAAGATGAGACAGAGGGCAAGCCATTAAGCGATATACCTGAAGAAGGAGATACAGCTGTTACACCTAAATCAACTGATAACACAATTGCAGAGGACATTGTAGAGTTTACTTCAGAAGCCATCACTGCTATTGAACCAGCTGAGGAAACTGAAATGGTTTCCGCTTTATCACGCATCACAGAGTCACCTGTTACATCTGGTGAGGCCTCACCAGTTCCAGATGATGGTGTGGTGATGAAGACCGAAGCCGTTTTACAGGAAGCTGTTGAAACTATCACAATTACATCAAGTAAGGTGGCTGTTACAGTAACAGAGGAGCAGACACACAGTATGGTAGTCACTTCAAGCCCATTCCCGTTTGAGTCAGCCACTAAGGAGGAAAAAATTGTCTTGGCTGTTCATGAGAAAAGTGAAGCGACCTCCATCTGCATCGGCCTTGATGCAAGTGAAATTAAAGCTGTAGAAGAAGAGAGTCCTTTAAAAACCACAGTGGAGGCGATCACCGTGGTCAGTGAGGCATTGTCTGTTGAGGTGGCTGCTGAAGACCAGACTTTAAAGGCAGAAGAAGCTGAAGTGGCAGAGGATAAAGTTTCTGTGGCACAGGTTAATGAAGTTCAAACCGAGTTCAAAGAACAGCCTCTGGCATATGAAGAAAGTACAATAGAGGAGGTTCAGACTACAATCGAGTTCCAGGAAGCAGCAGCAGTCAAAGTGCCAGTGGTCACCACCATTCGACAGGAGATAGAGATTCTTGAGGAACCAATAGTGGCAGAAAACACTTCAAAGGTGGTTGCAGAGAGCCCAGTCGAATCGGCCATTGAGCAACCAGTGTGTGCTCAGACTGTGGAGATCACTGAAATTACTGCTGCTGAAGAGGAGGTACAGGAGCTAAAAGATGTTAAAGAATCAGTTGCCTGTACTGAGGTGGAATCTGTAGAAGTAGCAGTGGCTgtgtcagaagaagttgcaacATCACTCGCAGATACTATTGTAGTTGAGACAACCATGTCTCACGAGGAGCTCATTCCTGTGCTGGCTGCCACAGAGGAGTTTGCAGTGACGGAAGAGGTTGTGGGTGTTTGTCCACCCTCAGAATCTGAAACCAAAGCAGAGGTAAAGGATGAGGTTGTAATCGAGAGCGAAGTTCACGTTATCAAAAATGTTGAGATTGTCACAGCGAGCGTTTCTGTTGAGGAGAACAATGAAGTCACATCATCAGTTGTCAGTACTGTGATTGAGGAAGCATGTGAGAAAGATGAGGAAGAAGTGAAAGCAAAGCATTTAAAGGAAACAAAAGTTATCCAGGAGCAGAGCACGGTCATTGTCCAGGAAGTCCTTCAAAATGTTGTTGAGAACCTCAGCGAACTGCAAGAGAAGCCTGTGGAGGAAATTCATACAGCAAAACCTGAAGAAGCCCTATCTGCAGCTGAGGAGGAAAAATCTTCACAAGATGCACCAGTTACAGAAGACAAGTCTTCAGTACATGCACAAATTCAAGAGGAATTAAAGTGTGAGAACAAAGCTGAAGAAGAACCAACAAAGATTGTTACCGAGAGCTTGCCAGTCAGTGAAGCCATTCAGGTTTCTGAAGTAGTTCTGGTTGCTATGACAGAAGAAATTAAAGAAGCTCGGGAGGAAGAGGTGTCCTCATACTCAGTGGAAGCCACACAAGCATGTACGGATGCAGAAAAGCACGAAGTGGAATTGAAGGAATGTGAAAAAGAGGTAGAGGAAGACAAATCGGTCACCACAGAAAGCGAAGAAGTTAAATGTCAAGTTAAAAAAGAAGAACCAAGCGGAGCCACCGAGAGCCCAGCTTCAGAGGAGAGCAGTGAGATGCAAAGCACCACTCATGCAAGCACAAAACACGTGCAGATTGTTGAGGAGGAAAGCCAGCAGGTCCAAGACATGAAGATCGAGACAACTACAGAGATCAAGGTTAACATTGTACATGAGGTGGATGTGGATAAAAGAGCGAGTCAAGACATTGAAATTGCCATAAAGGAAGACAGCACCAAGAGTCAGGAGTCATCAAATGATGTGCCTCAAACAGACTTGGAAGAGGAACAAAAGAGTGTTTCAGCACCACACATGAAGGGCCAGGAAGGGTCCAGAGATCCCGACAGTCAAATGACAGATGCTGAAGCCGCTGAGGTGCAACCAGCTGTTGGGGAGGcaccaaaagaaaaagatgtgGAGAAAGCGATTGATACAGTCACCACAGAAACAACTACAGAGTCATGA